One Citrobacter amalonaticus genomic window carries:
- the lpxA gene encoding acyl-ACP--UDP-N-acetylglucosamine O-acyltransferase — protein sequence MIDKSAFIHPTAIVEEGASLGANVHIGPFCLVGPHVEIGEGTVLKSHVVVNGHTKIGRDNEIYQFASIGEVNQDLKYAGEPTRVEIGDRNRIRESVTIHRGTVQGGGLTKVGSDNLLMINAHVAHDCTIGDRCILANNATLAGHVSLDDYVIIGGMTAVHQFCIIGAHVMVGGCSGVAQDVPPYVIAQGNHATPFGVNIEGLKRRGFTREAITAIRNAYKALYRSGKTLEDVKPEIAELAKQYPEVQAFSDFFARSTRGLIR from the coding sequence GTGATTGATAAATCCGCCTTTATTCATCCAACCGCCATTGTGGAAGAGGGCGCCTCACTCGGCGCTAACGTTCACATTGGTCCTTTTTGCCTTGTTGGACCCCATGTTGAAATTGGTGAGGGTACCGTACTGAAGTCTCACGTTGTCGTGAATGGTCATACCAAAATTGGCCGCGATAACGAGATATATCAGTTCGCCTCCATCGGTGAAGTGAACCAGGATCTGAAATATGCTGGTGAACCGACCCGTGTGGAAATTGGCGATCGTAACCGCATTCGCGAAAGCGTTACCATTCATCGTGGCACAGTGCAGGGCGGTGGATTGACGAAGGTGGGCAGCGATAACTTACTGATGATCAATGCCCATGTGGCACACGATTGCACAATAGGAGATCGCTGTATTCTGGCGAATAACGCCACGCTTGCCGGTCACGTCTCGCTGGATGATTACGTCATCATCGGTGGCATGACCGCCGTGCACCAATTCTGCATTATTGGCGCACACGTGATGGTCGGCGGCTGTTCTGGCGTTGCTCAGGACGTTCCGCCGTACGTTATTGCGCAGGGCAACCACGCGACGCCGTTTGGCGTCAACATCGAAGGCCTGAAGCGTCGCGGATTTACTCGCGAAGCGATCACCGCCATCCGCAATGCTTACAAAGCGTTGTACCGTAGCGGCAAAACGCTGGAAGACGTAAAACCGGAAATCGCCGAACTGGCGAAGCAGTATCCGGAAGTACAGGCGTTCAGCGATTTCTTTGCCCGCTCAACGCGCGGTCTGATTCGTTAA
- the skp gene encoding molecular chaperone Skp, with amino-acid sequence MKKWLLAAGLGLAMVTSAQAADKIAIVNMGSLFQQVAQKTGVSNTLENEFKGRASELQRMESDLQSKMQRLQSMKAGSDRTKLEKDVMAQRQTFSQKAQAFEQDRARRSNEERGKLVTRIQTAVKSVASSQSIDLVVDANTVAYNSSDVKDITADVLKQVK; translated from the coding sequence GTGAAAAAGTGGTTATTAGCGGCAGGTCTCGGTTTAGCAATGGTTACGTCTGCACAGGCTGCTGACAAAATTGCTATCGTCAACATGGGTAGCCTGTTCCAGCAGGTTGCACAGAAGACCGGTGTTTCCAACACGTTGGAAAATGAGTTTAAAGGCCGCGCGAGCGAACTGCAGCGTATGGAATCCGATCTGCAATCTAAAATGCAGCGTCTGCAGTCCATGAAAGCAGGTAGCGATCGTACTAAGCTGGAAAAAGACGTAATGGCTCAGCGCCAGACCTTCTCTCAGAAAGCGCAGGCTTTTGAGCAGGATCGTGCACGTCGTTCCAACGAAGAACGTGGCAAACTGGTTACTCGTATCCAGACTGCTGTGAAATCTGTTGCCAGCAGCCAGAGCATCGATCTGGTCGTTGACGCGAACACCGTTGCTTACAACAGCAGCGATGTAAAAGACATCACCGCTGACGTACTGAAACAGGTTAAATAA
- the rnhB gene encoding ribonuclease HII, translating into MIEFVYPHTHLVAGVDEVGRGPLVGAVVTAAVILDPARPIVGLNDSKKLSEKRRLALYDEIKEKALSWSLGRAEPHEIDELNILHATMLAMQRAVAGLSIAPEYVLIDGNRCPALPVPSLAVVKGDSRVAEISAASILAKVTRDAEMAALDSVFPQYGFAQHKGYPTAFHLEKLAEHGATEHHRRSFAPVKRALGLAS; encoded by the coding sequence ATGATCGAATTTGTTTATCCGCACACGCATTTAGTGGCGGGTGTGGATGAAGTCGGACGCGGTCCGTTGGTCGGCGCGGTCGTCACCGCTGCCGTGATCCTCGACCCGGCTCGCCCGATTGTGGGTCTTAACGATTCCAAAAAATTATCTGAAAAGCGCCGTCTGGCGCTGTATGACGAAATCAAAGAAAAAGCGTTGAGCTGGAGCCTCGGTCGTGCGGAACCGCACGAGATCGATGAGCTGAATATTCTCCACGCCACAATGCTGGCCATGCAGCGAGCGGTGGCGGGGTTATCTATTGCGCCGGAATATGTGCTGATCGACGGTAATCGCTGCCCGGCATTGCCTGTGCCGTCTCTGGCGGTGGTGAAGGGCGACAGCCGGGTGGCAGAGATCAGCGCCGCGTCTATTCTTGCAAAAGTCACGCGTGACGCCGAAATGGCCGCGTTGGATAGCGTTTTCCCGCAATATGGTTTTGCCCAGCACAAAGGGTATCCAACCGCTTTCCATCTGGAAAAACTGGCTGAACATGGCGCAACGGAGCATCACCGACGTAGTTTTGCTCCCGTTAAACGCGCACTGGGACTCGCGTCCTGA
- the dnaE gene encoding DNA polymerase III subunit alpha: protein MSEPRFVHLRVHSDYSMIDGLAKTGPLVKKAAALGMPALAITDFTNLCGLVKFYGAGHGAGIKPIVGADFHVQSELMGDELTHLTVLAANNTGYQNLTLLISKAYQRGYGAAGPIIDRDWLIELKEGLILLSGGRMGDVGRSLLRGNSVLVEECVAFYEEHFPDRYFLELIRTGRPDEENYLHAAVALAEARGLPVVATNDVRFINSEDFDAHEIRVAIHDGFTLDDPKRPRNYSPQQYMRSEEEMCELFSDIPEALENTVEIAKRCNVTVRLGEYFLPQFPTGDMTTEDFLVQKSKEGLEERLAFLFPDEAERKEKRPPYDERLDIELQVINQMGFPGYFLIVMEFIQWSKDNGVPVGPGRGSGAGSLVAYALKITDLDPLEFDLLFERFLNPERVSMPDFDVDFCMEKRDQVIEHVADMYGRDAVSQIITFGTMAAKAVIRDVGRVLGHPYGFVDRISKLVPPDPGMTLAKAFEAEPQLPEIYEADEEVKALIDMARKLEGVTRNAGKHAGGVVIAPTKITDFAPLYCDEQGLHPVTQFDKNDVEYAGLVKFDFLGLRTLTIINWALEMINARREKNGEPPLDIAAIPLNDKKSFDMLQRSETTAVFQLESRGMKDLIKRLQPDCFEDMIALVALFRPGPLQSGMVDNFIDRKHGREEISYPDVQWQHESLKPVLEPTYGIILYQEQVMQIAQVLSGYTLGGADMLRRAMGKKKPEEMAKQRGTFEEGAKKNGVDGELAMKIFDLVEKFAGYGFNKSHSAAYALVSYQTLWLKAHYPAEFMAAVMTADMDNTEKVVGLVDECWRMGLKILPPDINSGLYHFHVNDDGEIVYGIGAIKGVGEGPIEAIIEARNNGGYFRELFDLCARTDTKKLNRRVLEKLIMSGAFDRLGPHRAALMNSLGDALKAADQHAKAEAIGQADMFGVLAEEPEQIEQSYASCQPWPEQVVLDGERETLGLYLTGHPINQYLKEIERYVGGYRLKDMHPTERGKVTTAAGLVIAARVMVTKRGNRIGICTLDDRSGRLEVMLFTDALDKYQQLLEKDRILIVSGQVSFDDFSGGLKMTAREVMDIDEAREKYARGLAISLTDRQIDDQLLNRLRQSLEPHRSGTIPVHLYYQRADARARLRFGATWRVSPSDRLLNDLRGLIGSEQVELEFD from the coding sequence ATGTCTGAACCTCGTTTCGTCCACCTGCGGGTGCACAGCGACTACTCCATGATCGATGGGCTGGCGAAAACCGGGCCGCTGGTGAAAAAGGCGGCCGCGTTGGGCATGCCTGCGCTGGCGATCACCGATTTTACTAACCTCTGTGGTCTGGTTAAGTTCTACGGAGCGGGTCATGGCGCAGGGATTAAACCCATTGTTGGCGCTGATTTCCATGTTCAGAGCGAGCTGATGGGGGATGAACTCACGCATCTGACGGTGCTCGCTGCGAATAACACCGGTTATCAAAATCTCACCCTGCTGATCTCCAAAGCCTATCAGCGTGGCTATGGTGCGGCGGGGCCGATTATTGACCGTGACTGGCTGATCGAACTGAAAGAAGGGTTGATCCTGCTGTCTGGCGGGCGCATGGGTGACGTCGGGCGCAGTCTGCTGCGCGGCAACAGCGTGCTGGTCGAAGAGTGTGTCGCTTTCTACGAAGAACACTTTCCGGATCGTTATTTCCTTGAGCTGATCCGAACCGGCAGACCTGATGAAGAGAATTATCTGCATGCTGCCGTTGCGCTGGCGGAAGCACGCGGTTTGCCGGTGGTCGCCACCAACGACGTGCGTTTCATCAATAGTGAAGACTTTGACGCGCATGAAATTCGCGTTGCTATTCACGATGGCTTCACCCTCGACGATCCCAAACGTCCGCGTAACTACTCGCCGCAGCAATATATGCGTTCGGAAGAGGAGATGTGCGAACTTTTCTCCGATATTCCGGAAGCGCTGGAAAACACCGTCGAAATAGCAAAACGCTGCAACGTCACGGTGCGTCTGGGCGAGTACTTCCTGCCGCAGTTCCCGACCGGCGATATGACCACGGAAGATTTCTTGGTCCAGAAATCGAAAGAGGGACTGGAAGAGCGCCTGGCCTTCCTGTTCCCGGATGAAGCCGAGCGGAAAGAGAAACGTCCGCCATACGATGAACGTCTGGATATCGAACTACAGGTAATCAACCAGATGGGGTTCCCGGGCTACTTCCTCATCGTTATGGAATTTATCCAGTGGTCGAAAGACAACGGCGTGCCGGTAGGTCCGGGCCGTGGTTCTGGTGCGGGCTCGCTGGTGGCTTACGCGCTGAAAATTACCGATCTCGATCCGCTGGAATTTGACCTGCTGTTCGAACGTTTCCTTAACCCGGAACGTGTCTCCATGCCCGACTTCGACGTTGACTTCTGTATGGAGAAACGCGACCAGGTCATTGAGCACGTGGCCGACATGTACGGCCGTGATGCGGTGTCGCAGATCATTACCTTCGGTACGATGGCGGCGAAAGCGGTTATCCGCGACGTGGGCCGCGTGCTGGGCCACCCGTACGGTTTTGTCGACAGGATTTCGAAACTGGTCCCGCCCGATCCGGGGATGACGCTGGCGAAAGCCTTTGAAGCCGAACCGCAACTGCCTGAGATTTACGAGGCAGATGAAGAAGTTAAAGCGCTGATCGACATGGCGCGTAAGCTCGAAGGGGTCACGCGTAACGCCGGTAAACACGCCGGGGGTGTGGTTATCGCCCCGACGAAAATCACCGATTTCGCGCCGCTGTACTGTGATGAACAGGGGCTGCACCCGGTTACCCAGTTTGATAAAAACGACGTGGAATATGCCGGCCTCGTGAAGTTCGACTTCCTCGGCTTGCGTACGCTCACTATCATCAACTGGGCGCTGGAGATGATTAACGCCCGCCGCGAGAAGAACGGCGAGCCGCCGCTGGATATTGCCGCTATCCCGCTGAACGATAAGAAAAGCTTCGATATGCTGCAACGTTCGGAAACCACGGCGGTCTTCCAGCTTGAATCCCGCGGCATGAAAGACCTGATTAAGCGTCTGCAGCCTGACTGCTTCGAAGATATGATCGCTCTGGTGGCCCTGTTCCGTCCGGGGCCGTTGCAGTCCGGGATGGTAGATAACTTCATCGACCGTAAGCACGGACGCGAAGAGATTTCCTATCCGGATGTGCAGTGGCAGCACGAAAGCCTGAAACCGGTACTGGAGCCGACCTACGGCATCATCCTGTATCAGGAACAGGTCATGCAGATTGCCCAGGTGCTCTCTGGCTATACCCTCGGCGGCGCGGACATGCTGCGTCGTGCGATGGGTAAGAAAAAGCCGGAAGAGATGGCCAAACAGCGCGGCACCTTCGAAGAAGGGGCGAAAAAGAACGGCGTTGACGGCGAACTGGCGATGAAAATCTTCGACCTGGTGGAGAAATTCGCGGGTTACGGATTTAACAAATCGCACTCTGCTGCCTACGCGCTGGTCTCTTACCAGACGCTGTGGTTGAAAGCGCACTATCCTGCTGAGTTTATGGCGGCGGTCATGACTGCCGATATGGACAACACTGAGAAAGTGGTGGGGCTGGTGGATGAATGCTGGCGCATGGGGCTGAAAATCCTGCCGCCGGATATCAACTCCGGGCTGTACCACTTCCACGTCAACGACGATGGCGAGATTGTCTACGGCATCGGCGCGATCAAAGGCGTGGGCGAAGGCCCGATTGAGGCGATCATTGAAGCGCGTAATAACGGCGGCTATTTCCGCGAGTTGTTCGATCTTTGCGCGCGTACCGATACCAAAAAGCTCAACCGCCGGGTGCTGGAAAAATTGATCATGTCCGGGGCGTTCGACAGGCTGGGGCCGCATCGCGCTGCGCTGATGAACTCGCTGGGCGATGCGCTGAAAGCCGCCGATCAGCATGCGAAAGCAGAAGCGATTGGTCAGGCGGATATGTTCGGCGTGCTGGCGGAAGAGCCGGAACAAATTGAACAGTCCTACGCCAGCTGCCAGCCGTGGCCAGAGCAGGTGGTGTTAGATGGAGAACGCGAAACGTTAGGGTTGTACCTGACGGGTCACCCGATCAATCAGTATTTGAAAGAAATTGAGCGCTATGTCGGAGGCTACCGGCTGAAAGACATGCATCCGACAGAACGTGGTAAAGTGACCACGGCTGCGGGGCTCGTCATTGCCGCAAGGGTTATGGTCACCAAGCGCGGCAATCGTATCGGCATCTGTACGCTGGATGACCGTTCCGGACGTCTGGAGGTGATGTTATTTACCGACGCCCTGGATAAATACCAGCAATTGCTGGAAAAAGACCGCATACTTATCGTCAGCGGACAGGTCAGCTTTGATGACTTCAGCGGGGGGCTTAAAATGACCGCCCGCGAAGTGATGGATATTGACGAAGCCCGGGAAAAATATGCTCGCGGGCTTGCTATCTCGCTGACGGACAGGCAAATTGATGACCAGCTTTTAAACCGACTCCGTCAGTCTCTGGAACCCCACCGCTCGGGGACAATTCCAGTACATCTCTACTATCAGAGGGCGGATGCACGTGCGCGGTTGCGTTTTGGCGCGACGTGGCGTGTCTCTCCGAGCGATCGTTTGCTAAACGATCTCCGTGGCCTCATTGGTTCGGAGCAGGTGGAACTGGAGTTTGACTAA
- the lpxD gene encoding UDP-3-O-(3-hydroxymyristoyl)glucosamine N-acyltransferase: MPSIRLADLAEQLDAELHGDGDLVITGVASMQSAQTGHITFMVNPKYREHLALCQASAVVMTQDDLPFAKSAALVVKNPYLTYARMAQILDTTPQPAQNIAPSAVVDATATLGSNVSIGANAVIESGVELGDNVVIGPGCFVGKNTKIGAGSRLWANVSVYHDIQIGENCLIQSSTVIGADGFGYANDRGNWVKIPQLGRVIIGDRVEIGACTTIDRGALDDTVIGNGVIIDNQCQIAHNVVIGDNTAVAGGVIMAGSLKIGRYCMIGGASVINGHMEICDKVTVTGMGMVMRPITEPGVYSSGIPLQPNKVWRKTAALVMNIDDMSKRLKAIERKVNQQD; the protein is encoded by the coding sequence ATGCCTTCAATTCGACTGGCTGATTTAGCAGAGCAGTTGGATGCAGAATTACACGGTGATGGCGATCTCGTCATCACCGGCGTTGCGTCCATGCAATCTGCGCAAACAGGTCACATTACGTTCATGGTGAATCCGAAATACCGTGAGCACCTGGCCTTATGCCAGGCGTCTGCCGTTGTCATGACGCAGGACGATCTTCCTTTTGCTAAGAGTGCTGCGCTGGTAGTGAAGAATCCCTACCTGACGTACGCGCGAATGGCGCAAATTTTAGATACCACGCCGCAGCCGGCACAGAACATTGCACCGAGTGCAGTGGTTGATGCGACGGCAACGCTGGGTAGCAATGTTTCAATTGGCGCAAATGCGGTGATTGAGTCTGGCGTGGAGCTGGGCGATAACGTGGTTATCGGCCCGGGCTGTTTCGTCGGGAAAAATACGAAAATTGGGGCCGGTTCGCGTCTGTGGGCGAATGTATCGGTTTACCACGACATTCAGATCGGTGAGAATTGCCTGATCCAGTCCAGTACGGTCATTGGTGCTGACGGTTTTGGCTATGCCAACGATCGCGGCAACTGGGTGAAGATCCCGCAGTTGGGTCGCGTCATTATTGGCGATCGCGTGGAGATCGGCGCCTGTACCACCATCGACCGTGGTGCGCTGGATGATACCGTGATCGGCAATGGGGTTATCATTGATAACCAGTGTCAGATTGCACATAACGTTGTGATTGGCGACAATACGGCGGTTGCCGGGGGCGTCATCATGGCGGGCAGCCTGAAGATTGGCCGTTATTGCATGATCGGCGGTGCCAGCGTAATCAACGGGCATATGGAAATATGCGACAAGGTTACCGTGACGGGCATGGGTATGGTGATGCGTCCCATCACTGAACCTGGCGTCTATTCCTCAGGCATTCCGCTGCAACCTAACAAAGTATGGCGTAAGACAGCCGCACTGGTGATGAACATTGATGATATGAGCAAGCGCCTCAAAGCCATTGAGCGCAAGGTTAATCAACAAGACTAA
- the fabZ gene encoding 3-hydroxyacyl-ACP dehydratase FabZ: MTTNTHTLHIEEILELLPHRFPFLLVDRVLDFEEGRFLRAVKNVSVNEPFFQGHFPGKPIFPGVLILEAMAQATGILAFKSVGKLEPGELYYFAGIDEARFKRPVVPGDQMIMEVTFEKTRRGLTRFKGVALVDGKVVCEATMMCARSREA, translated from the coding sequence TTGACTACTAACACTCATACTCTGCATATTGAAGAGATTTTAGAACTTCTGCCGCACCGTTTTCCGTTTTTACTGGTTGACCGCGTGCTGGACTTTGAAGAAGGTCGTTTTTTGCGTGCAGTGAAAAATGTCTCCGTTAACGAGCCGTTTTTCCAGGGGCATTTCCCGGGTAAACCGATTTTCCCTGGCGTGCTGATTCTGGAAGCCATGGCACAGGCTACCGGTATTCTTGCGTTTAAAAGCGTTGGGAAACTGGAGCCAGGAGAACTCTACTATTTCGCCGGTATTGATGAAGCACGCTTTAAGCGTCCCGTCGTGCCAGGCGATCAGATGATCATGGAAGTCACTTTCGAGAAAACGCGCCGTGGCCTGACCCGCTTTAAAGGGGTTGCGCTGGTTGACGGTAAAGTAGTTTGCGAAGCAACGATGATGTGCGCTCGTAGCCGGGAGGCCTGA
- the lpxB gene encoding lipid-A-disaccharide synthase, which produces MAQQRPLTIALVAGETSGDILGAGLIRALKARVPDARFVGVAGPRMQAEGCEAWYEMEELAVMGIVEVLGRLRRLLHIRADLTRRFTELQPDVFVGIDAPDFNITLEGNLKKQGIKTIHYVSPSVWAWRQKRVFKIGRSTNMVLAFLPFEKAFYDKYNVPCRFIGHTMADAMPLDPDKNAARDVLGIPHDAHCLALLPGSRGAEVEMLSADFLKTAQLLRQSYPDLEVVVPLVNAKRREQFEQIKAEVAPTLSVHLLDGMAREAMIASDAALLASGTAALECMLAKCPMVVGYRMKPFTFWLAKRLVKTDYVSLPNLLAGRELVKELLQEECEPQKLAEALLPLLANGKTSHAMHDTFRELHQQIRCNADEQAADAVLELAR; this is translated from the coding sequence ATGGCTCAACAGCGCCCCTTAACGATTGCCCTGGTCGCCGGAGAAACCTCCGGCGATATTCTTGGTGCTGGCTTAATCCGGGCGCTGAAAGCGCGCGTACCTGACGCGCGTTTTGTCGGCGTCGCAGGCCCACGCATGCAGGCCGAAGGCTGTGAAGCCTGGTATGAAATGGAAGAACTGGCGGTGATGGGCATTGTGGAAGTGCTTGGACGCCTGCGTCGTCTGCTGCATATCCGCGCCGATCTGACCCGTCGATTCACCGAGCTACAGCCCGATGTCTTCGTTGGTATTGATGCACCCGATTTCAATATCACCCTCGAAGGGAATCTGAAAAAACAGGGCATCAAAACGATTCATTACGTCAGTCCGTCCGTCTGGGCGTGGCGACAGAAACGCGTTTTCAAAATAGGCAGATCCACCAACATGGTTCTGGCTTTTCTGCCTTTCGAAAAAGCGTTTTACGACAAGTACAACGTGCCGTGCCGTTTTATCGGTCACACCATGGCGGATGCAATGCCGCTGGACCCGGATAAAAACGCGGCGCGAGATGTGCTGGGGATCCCCCACGACGCGCACTGTCTGGCGTTATTACCCGGCAGTCGCGGTGCAGAAGTAGAAATGCTCAGCGCCGACTTCCTGAAAACGGCTCAACTGTTGCGCCAGAGCTATCCCGACCTTGAGGTGGTGGTGCCATTGGTGAACGCCAAACGGCGCGAGCAGTTTGAGCAGATCAAAGCGGAAGTCGCCCCGACGCTTTCCGTCCATCTGTTGGATGGGATGGCGCGAGAAGCGATGATCGCCAGCGATGCCGCGCTGCTGGCATCCGGTACCGCTGCGCTCGAGTGTATGCTGGCGAAATGCCCGATGGTGGTGGGATATCGCATGAAGCCCTTTACGTTCTGGCTGGCAAAGCGACTGGTGAAGACAGATTATGTCTCACTGCCGAACCTGCTGGCGGGAAGGGAACTGGTGAAAGAGCTGTTGCAGGAAGAGTGCGAGCCGCAAAAGCTGGCTGAGGCACTTCTCCCCTTGCTGGCAAACGGTAAAACCAGCCATGCGATGCACGATACTTTCCGCGAACTGCATCAGCAGATCCGCTGTAATGCTGATGAGCAGGCGGCGGATGCGGTCCTGGAGTTAGCACGATGA
- the accA gene encoding acetyl-CoA carboxylase carboxyl transferase subunit alpha → MSLNFLDFEQPIAELEAKIDSLTAVSRQDEKLDINIDEEVHRLREKSVELTRKIFADLGAWQVAQLARHPQRPYTLDYVRLAFDEFDELAGDRAYADDKAIVGGIARLDGRPVMIIGHQKGRETKEKIRRNFGMPAPEGYRKALRLMEMAERFNMPIITFIDTPGAYPGVGAEERGQSEAIARNLREMSRLSVPVICTVIGEGGSGGALAIGVGDKVNMLQYSTYSVISPEGCASILWKSADKAPLAAEAMGIVAPRLKELKLIDSIIPEPLGGAHRNPEVMAASLKAQLVADLADLDVLSTEDLKNRRYQRLMSYGYA, encoded by the coding sequence ATGAGTCTGAATTTCCTTGATTTTGAACAGCCGATTGCAGAGCTGGAAGCAAAAATCGATTCTCTGACTGCGGTGAGCCGTCAGGACGAGAAACTGGATATTAACATCGATGAAGAAGTGCATCGTCTGCGTGAAAAAAGCGTAGAGCTAACGCGCAAAATCTTCGCCGATCTTGGCGCATGGCAGGTTGCCCAACTGGCACGCCATCCGCAGCGTCCTTACACCCTGGATTATGTTCGCCTGGCGTTTGATGAATTTGACGAACTGGCGGGCGATCGCGCCTATGCGGACGATAAAGCTATCGTCGGCGGTATCGCGCGTCTGGACGGTCGTCCGGTGATGATTATTGGTCATCAGAAAGGCCGCGAGACCAAAGAGAAAATCCGTCGTAACTTCGGGATGCCGGCGCCGGAAGGCTATCGTAAAGCGCTGCGTCTGATGGAAATGGCCGAGCGTTTCAACATGCCGATCATTACCTTTATCGACACCCCGGGTGCTTACCCAGGCGTGGGTGCCGAAGAGCGCGGTCAGTCCGAAGCTATCGCCCGTAACCTGCGTGAAATGTCACGTCTGAGCGTACCGGTTATCTGCACCGTGATCGGTGAGGGTGGCTCCGGCGGCGCACTGGCGATTGGCGTGGGTGATAAAGTGAATATGCTGCAATACAGCACCTATTCCGTGATCTCTCCGGAAGGTTGTGCGTCTATTCTCTGGAAGAGCGCCGACAAAGCGCCGCTGGCCGCAGAAGCGATGGGCATCGTTGCTCCGCGTCTGAAAGAGCTGAAGCTGATTGATTCCATTATCCCGGAACCGCTGGGTGGCGCGCATCGTAACCCGGAAGTGATGGCGGCTTCGCTGAAAGCACAACTGGTGGCCGATCTTGCCGATCTCGATGTGCTGAGCACCGAAGATTTGAAGAATCGTCGCTATCAGCGTCTGATGAGCTATGGCTACGCCTAA